A single genomic interval of Bradyrhizobium japonicum USDA 6 harbors:
- a CDS encoding response regulator, protein MTQPSMSDSHELAAPTDHPPDKKMAPAADEASDRVDQSHAVLIVEDDFLIAMQAEAALLDAGFRVTGIATTAEEALTMAREQMPALAIMDIRLAGRRDGVEAAGDLFRELGLRCVFATAHDDLLTRTRAEPFAPLGWLSKPYTMASLTSVVRASLARPD, encoded by the coding sequence ATGACGCAGCCGAGCATGTCCGATAGCCATGAACTAGCCGCTCCGACCGATCATCCGCCTGATAAAAAGATGGCGCCCGCCGCCGACGAAGCGAGCGATCGTGTTGATCAGTCCCACGCGGTCCTGATCGTCGAAGACGATTTTCTCATCGCCATGCAGGCCGAAGCCGCGTTGCTCGATGCCGGCTTTCGAGTGACCGGCATTGCAACCACCGCCGAGGAAGCCTTGACGATGGCAAGGGAACAGATGCCGGCCCTTGCCATCATGGATATACGTCTGGCTGGCCGACGCGACGGCGTTGAGGCGGCCGGTGATCTCTTTCGCGAGCTCGGCTTGCGCTGCGTCTTCGCCACGGCCCATGATGATCTCCTGACCCGCACGCGGGCCGAGCCGTTCGCGCCGCTTGGCTGGCTCTCGAAGCCTTATACCATGGCTTCCCTGACGAGCGTGGTCCGTGCATCGTTGGCGCGGCCAGACTAG
- a CDS encoding DUF892 family protein: MYHHVKKLMFTVRVDEPDPRFGNMLLEQFGGANGELAAAMQYSIQGLNCEDPDRKDLLMDIGTEELSHLEVVGTLARMHLKPAKFDRQAAEADPLIAIAGGGGVNLFNSQGNAWTADYLKITGELDVDLRSNIAAEARAKIVYERLINFTDDAGTKDALQFLMTREITHMKAFSLALESMSKPAFSIGRLAPTPGLVDQFFNDSTGTGDHGEIDTRGPWNEGGEWVFTESPAIQAGEPGPASAIVTESSPPVDEAGLGDLLIDELRDILHAEKQLTKALPKMAEAARFDQLRELFELHLGETETQIERINECFELLGKSARAKPCKGMMGLVEEGQEVMTEGEEKEDAAADLALIGAAQRVEHYEIAGYTTARNLAQQLRHSAVVSLLSKSLAEEENADQLLNQVARSLMSVAKMPAAVEQTEQ, from the coding sequence ATGTATCACCACGTCAAGAAGTTGATGTTCACCGTCCGCGTCGATGAGCCGGACCCGCGCTTTGGCAATATGCTTCTTGAACAGTTCGGCGGTGCCAACGGCGAACTCGCGGCCGCCATGCAGTATTCGATACAGGGGCTCAATTGCGAAGACCCTGATCGCAAGGACCTCCTGATGGATATCGGCACCGAAGAGCTGAGCCATCTGGAAGTCGTCGGTACGCTGGCCCGCATGCATCTCAAGCCGGCGAAGTTTGATCGCCAGGCTGCCGAGGCCGATCCGTTGATCGCGATCGCGGGTGGGGGCGGGGTGAACCTCTTCAACTCGCAAGGCAACGCCTGGACCGCCGATTACCTGAAGATCACGGGCGAACTGGACGTGGATCTGCGCAGCAATATCGCCGCCGAAGCGCGGGCCAAGATCGTCTACGAACGCCTGATAAATTTTACCGATGACGCCGGCACTAAGGACGCCTTGCAGTTCCTCATGACCCGCGAAATCACCCATATGAAGGCCTTTTCGCTCGCCCTTGAGAGCATGAGCAAGCCAGCCTTCAGTATCGGCCGCCTTGCGCCGACGCCCGGCCTGGTCGACCAATTCTTCAACGACTCCACGGGCACCGGCGATCATGGCGAGATCGACACCCGCGGGCCCTGGAACGAAGGCGGCGAATGGGTCTTTACGGAATCGCCGGCCATTCAGGCCGGGGAACCAGGACCCGCGTCGGCTATCGTCACCGAAAGCTCACCGCCGGTCGACGAGGCCGGTCTTGGCGACCTGCTGATCGACGAGCTCCGCGACATCCTTCACGCCGAGAAGCAGTTGACGAAGGCGCTTCCCAAGATGGCGGAAGCGGCGCGGTTCGACCAGTTGCGCGAGCTGTTCGAGCTGCATCTCGGCGAGACCGAAACCCAGATCGAGCGCATCAATGAATGCTTTGAGTTGCTCGGCAAGTCCGCGCGCGCCAAGCCCTGCAAGGGCATGATGGGTCTTGTCGAAGAAGGTCAGGAAGTCATGACCGAGGGCGAGGAGAAGGAAGATGCCGCGGCCGACCTCGCCCTGATCGGCGCGGCGCAGCGGGTCGAGCATTATGAGATTGCCGGCTACACGACAGCGCGCAACCTTGCCCAGCAGCTACGCCATAGCGCCGTCGTCAGCCTCCTATCGAAGTCACTGGCAGAAGAGGAAAACGCGGACCAATTGCTCAACCAGGTCGCGCGGTCCTTGATGTCGGTCGCGAAAATGCCAGCCGCCGTCGAACAGACCGAACAGTAG
- a CDS encoding arginase family protein, producing the protein MPHALLRLYEKVPSKLRVIPCGGISIRGGPLIPEGLRAVDLGDLPTDPATPQENRSLITSTTVSILKAGAVPLLLGGDDSVPIPFFAGFERFGPVTILQIDAHLDWRDDRDGLKHTFSSTMRRASEMPWVERIIQVGQRGIGGSRERDLADARAWGATLFSAATVRRHGVQPVIDLIPPGSHCIVTLDCDGLDPAVIPAVLVPQPGGLGYLDIVELLHGVTQRARIVGFDLVELVPDADVRGLGVLAASRILCVALGCVARQRSAMRLADP; encoded by the coding sequence ATGCCGCACGCGCTCCTTCGGCTCTACGAGAAAGTACCGAGCAAATTGCGCGTGATCCCTTGCGGTGGGATTTCGATCAGGGGCGGCCCTTTGATCCCGGAAGGACTGCGGGCGGTTGATCTTGGCGACCTTCCAACCGATCCGGCAACACCGCAGGAGAATCGCTCGCTGATCACATCGACAACCGTGAGCATTCTGAAGGCGGGCGCCGTGCCTCTGCTGCTCGGCGGGGATGACTCGGTTCCCATTCCATTCTTCGCGGGGTTCGAGCGGTTTGGCCCCGTCACCATCTTGCAAATCGATGCGCATCTCGACTGGCGTGATGATCGGGATGGCCTCAAGCATACATTCTCCAGCACCATGCGCCGCGCCAGCGAAATGCCATGGGTGGAGCGGATCATTCAGGTTGGACAGCGCGGCATCGGTGGTTCGCGGGAACGGGATCTTGCCGACGCCCGAGCTTGGGGCGCGACACTGTTCAGTGCGGCGACCGTGCGCCGACACGGCGTGCAGCCGGTCATCGACCTAATCCCGCCGGGCAGCCACTGCATCGTCACCCTCGATTGCGACGGGCTCGACCCGGCTGTTATTCCCGCGGTGCTGGTCCCACAGCCGGGTGGTCTCGGCTATCTCGATATCGTCGAGCTTTTGCATGGCGTTACGCAACGGGCGAGGATCGTTGGTTTTGATCTTGTGGAGCTGGTGCCGGATGCGGATGTACGAGGCTTAGGCGTGCTCGCCGCCTCGCGCATTCTCTGCGTTGCCCTTGGATGCGTGGCGCGACAGCGATCCGCTATGAGGCTAGCGGATCCATGA
- a CDS encoding SDR family NAD(P)-dependent oxidoreductase, whose amino-acid sequence MPMAGQFAIVTGASTGIGFELARLCASKGYDLLIAADEPEIETAAEALRKEVNSIAAVALKADLATIEGVDKLCEVAQGRKVDALMANAGRGLGHAFLDQEWARIRQVIDTNVMGTTYLLQRVGQDMRRRNEGRILITGSIAGFTPGSFQAVYNASKSYLNSLSFALREELRDTKVTVTCLMPGATETEFFARADMLDSKVGSEDKDDAAMVARKGFEAMMNGEGDVVTGLKNKIQSAVANVTPAETLAKQHRKQAEPGTAKS is encoded by the coding sequence ATGCCCATGGCCGGACAGTTTGCAATCGTGACGGGTGCCTCGACCGGCATCGGCTTTGAGCTTGCCCGGCTCTGCGCCTCCAAAGGATATGACCTTCTCATCGCCGCGGATGAGCCCGAGATCGAGACGGCGGCGGAGGCGCTGCGCAAAGAAGTCAACAGCATCGCCGCTGTAGCGCTGAAAGCCGATCTCGCGACCATTGAAGGCGTCGACAAACTCTGCGAGGTGGCACAAGGCCGCAAGGTCGACGCGCTGATGGCCAATGCCGGCCGCGGTCTGGGCCATGCTTTCCTGGATCAGGAGTGGGCGCGTATCCGGCAGGTGATCGACACCAACGTCATGGGCACGACCTATCTGCTCCAGCGCGTCGGCCAGGACATGCGCCGGCGCAATGAGGGACGGATCCTTATTACCGGGTCGATCGCCGGCTTTACCCCCGGCAGCTTTCAGGCCGTCTACAATGCATCTAAGTCGTACCTGAACTCCCTCTCTTTTGCGCTACGCGAGGAACTGCGCGACACGAAGGTGACGGTCACCTGCCTGATGCCGGGTGCCACCGAGACCGAGTTCTTCGCGCGCGCAGATATGCTCGACTCCAAAGTGGGCTCTGAGGACAAGGACGATGCGGCGATGGTCGCCCGCAAGGGTTTCGAGGCGATGATGAATGGCGAAGGCGACGTTGTGACAGGCCTCAAGAACAAGATCCAGTCGGCGGTTGCCAATGTGACGCCGGCCGAGACACTCGCCAAGCAGCATCGCAAACAGGCGGAGCCCGGCACCGCAAAATCCTGA
- a CDS encoding DUF305 domain-containing protein, translated as MTVAAQWADFSWALVFFGLFGRWTSRLAPRTLFWLAIPWAVFTSATEWFGLVPLFPFFQPIFTLQQPYWIGFLVHLSSALIYPLFAWLRWPLRRAPPTSAVRFAKRWAAGALLVLATFGLVSVIDGLGWPLPTLSRDVAGDQRYIRHMVTHHEQGIELAKLGKQRAQDPHLRALAALMVASQQSENRIFDRWWRGWSSEPMALCSSEERLAMPGYLTSAQMADARNAADGEFDAVFIRLMSLHHAGAVQMADNQWHSSGDPRLRLMAHAIRHEQQGEIALMNNVTGIEAVRQATRNMLANNL; from the coding sequence ATGACCGTCGCTGCTCAATGGGCGGACTTTTCCTGGGCGCTTGTCTTCTTCGGTCTGTTTGGGCGCTGGACGAGCCGTCTCGCGCCCCGCACTCTTTTCTGGCTGGCCATTCCGTGGGCTGTCTTTACCTCGGCAACCGAGTGGTTTGGGCTGGTGCCGCTATTTCCGTTCTTCCAGCCGATCTTCACTTTGCAGCAACCCTACTGGATCGGCTTTCTCGTTCATCTCTCGTCCGCTTTGATCTATCCCTTGTTCGCCTGGCTGCGTTGGCCGCTAAGACGTGCGCCGCCAACATCCGCGGTGCGCTTTGCCAAACGGTGGGCAGCGGGAGCACTTCTCGTGCTCGCAACGTTCGGCCTTGTTTCCGTGATCGATGGGTTGGGTTGGCCGCTGCCAACCCTCAGCCGCGATGTCGCCGGTGATCAGCGTTATATCCGCCATATGGTGACGCATCACGAGCAAGGCATTGAGCTTGCAAAGCTAGGCAAGCAGCGCGCACAAGACCCGCACCTGCGCGCGCTCGCGGCTTTGATGGTCGCCAGCCAGCAGAGCGAAAACCGCATCTTCGATCGTTGGTGGCGCGGGTGGTCCAGCGAGCCGATGGCGCTCTGCTCCAGCGAGGAACGGTTGGCCATGCCTGGCTATCTGACGTCGGCACAAATGGCGGATGCGCGCAACGCGGCCGATGGTGAGTTTGATGCGGTGTTTATCCGTCTGATGAGCCTGCATCATGCCGGCGCCGTCCAGATGGCGGATAACCAATGGCATTCGTCCGGCGATCCCCGCCTGCGTCTGATGGCGCATGCCATACGACATGAGCAGCAAGGCGAGATTGCTTTGATGAACAACGTCACGGGCATCGAAGCCGTGCGGCAGGCGACGCGCAACATGCTGGCCAACAATCTCTGA
- a CDS encoding general stress protein, which produces MADEQRGGSGNFANDPQRASEAGKKGGERSHGQQGQQTQGGSKPGQQGGSSTDNPGNFANDREKASEAGRKGGQS; this is translated from the coding sequence ATGGCAGACGAACAACGTGGTGGCTCCGGAAATTTCGCCAACGATCCGCAGCGCGCGTCTGAGGCCGGCAAGAAGGGTGGCGAGCGAAGCCACGGCCAGCAGGGACAGCAGACCCAGGGCGGAAGCAAGCCCGGCCAGCAGGGCGGGAGCTCGACGGACAATCCGGGCAATTTCGCCAACGATCGCGAGAAGGCCAGCGAAGCCGGACGTAAAGGCGGCCAGTCCTAA
- a CDS encoding ATP-dependent DNA ligase produces the protein MQLMEAESVAQLPRGAQWQYEPKWDGFRCLLIRERSRVSMQSKSGRDLVRYFPEIAAAAAALSPKTLTLDGELIIELDEGYSFDALLQRIHPAASRVKHLAKETPATFMVFDLLRSGARDLSGLPLMKRRAALETLAGKAFQASGLFRLTPASRNYADAEAWLNSVNEDHDGVVAKRLDLPYRGGTRDGMQKIKLLRSADCVVGGFRYAERKQGNRKVVGSLLLGLYDKGGLLHHVGFTSGIRSSDRLALTDRLEKIVGLQSFTGNSPGGPSRWSTKRSAEWKAVRPTFVVEVSYDHVTGDRFRHGTKVIRWRPDKKPSQCRMDQLRQRAATQTFRAAT, from the coding sequence ATGCAGCTCATGGAAGCCGAGTCCGTCGCCCAACTGCCACGGGGGGCCCAGTGGCAATACGAGCCGAAATGGGATGGATTCCGTTGTCTTTTGATCCGCGAACGCAGCCGAGTCAGCATGCAATCCAAAAGCGGCCGTGATCTGGTTCGTTACTTCCCGGAAATTGCCGCAGCCGCGGCCGCCTTGTCGCCGAAGACGCTCACCCTGGATGGTGAGTTGATCATCGAGCTTGATGAGGGCTATTCGTTTGATGCGTTGCTTCAACGCATTCATCCGGCCGCCAGCCGGGTCAAGCACCTTGCCAAAGAAACTCCCGCAACCTTCATGGTTTTTGACCTGTTGCGATCGGGCGCGAGAGATCTTTCGGGTCTGCCGCTTATGAAGCGCCGCGCCGCTCTTGAAACACTTGCGGGAAAGGCCTTCCAGGCGAGCGGGCTTTTCCGGCTGACACCGGCAAGCCGAAACTATGCGGATGCCGAGGCCTGGCTCAACAGCGTAAATGAAGATCATGATGGCGTGGTCGCCAAGCGCCTCGACCTACCCTATCGAGGCGGCACCCGAGACGGCATGCAGAAGATCAAGCTGCTGCGATCGGCTGATTGCGTTGTTGGCGGATTTCGTTATGCCGAGAGGAAGCAGGGCAATCGAAAAGTCGTTGGCTCGTTGCTGCTCGGCCTCTACGACAAGGGTGGACTTCTGCACCATGTCGGATTTACGTCCGGCATCCGATCGTCCGATCGACTGGCTCTCACCGATCGGCTGGAGAAAATCGTCGGGTTGCAGAGCTTCACCGGCAATTCACCGGGCGGTCCAAGCCGCTGGTCGACAAAGCGATCGGCTGAATGGAAAGCCGTGCGTCCAACTTTCGTGGTCGAAGTATCCTATGACCATGTGACGGGCGACCGCTTTCGGCACGGCACGAAAGTCATCCGCTGGCGTCCTGACAAGAAGCCCTCGCAATGTCGCATGGATCAGCTTCGGCAGAGGGCGGCCACACAAACCTTCCGAGCAGCGACGTAG
- a CDS encoding DUF72 domain-containing protein: MARVLIGTSGWHYASWRGPFFPEGLPLKKQLPYYAGRFETTELNGVFYRTPTPEAVKAWRDQTGRDFVFAWKASKFITHWKRLSERSENSLDLLESRISLLRGKVGPILFQLPPQFEADPDRLGSFFKLLSRKRRYSFEFRHPSWYQPRVLRMLADENISLCLSDHHDAPAPWKRTADFVYVRGHGPGGRYHGHYSQATLAQWAKRLKSWKRQGCDAFVYFDNDQKSAAPADAQALRELL, from the coding sequence ATGGCGCGCGTTCTGATTGGCACATCCGGCTGGCACTACGCCTCCTGGCGAGGTCCGTTTTTTCCAGAAGGATTGCCGCTCAAGAAGCAGCTCCCCTACTATGCCGGGCGGTTTGAGACCACCGAGTTGAACGGGGTGTTCTACCGCACCCCTACACCAGAGGCAGTGAAGGCTTGGCGCGACCAGACCGGGCGCGACTTCGTCTTCGCCTGGAAGGCTTCGAAGTTCATCACGCACTGGAAGCGCTTGTCCGAACGCTCCGAGAACAGCCTCGACCTGCTTGAAAGTCGCATTTCCCTTTTACGCGGCAAGGTCGGCCCGATCCTGTTTCAGCTTCCGCCACAGTTTGAAGCGGACCCCGATCGGCTGGGATCCTTCTTCAAGCTTCTCTCCAGGAAGCGCCGCTACAGTTTCGAATTTCGGCATCCGAGCTGGTATCAGCCGCGCGTTCTCCGGATGCTGGCTGACGAGAATATCTCACTCTGCCTGTCCGACCATCACGATGCGCCGGCTCCCTGGAAGCGCACGGCGGACTTCGTCTATGTCCGCGGACATGGCCCAGGCGGACGCTATCACGGCCATTACTCGCAGGCCACGCTCGCCCAATGGGCCAAGCGCCTCAAATCGTGGAAGCGCCAAGGCTGCGACGCCTTTGTCTATTTCGACAACGACCAGAAGAGTGCGGCGCCGGCCGACGCGCAGGCCCTAAGAGAACTGCTATAG
- a CDS encoding Hsp20 family protein translates to MRYDWTPLWRSTIGFDRLFDVLDEVQRTAEESYPPYNIERLDENRFQISVALAGFTPDEVALTVEQNVLSLEGRKSEKEEKTFLHRGISARNFKRQFTLADHVEVRGARLENGLLIIELQREVPEAMKPRQIAIGTATTPRSVSQIGAKAA, encoded by the coding sequence ATGAGGTATGATTGGACTCCCCTCTGGAGGTCGACCATTGGGTTCGACCGCCTGTTCGACGTTCTCGACGAGGTCCAGCGGACCGCCGAAGAGAGCTATCCCCCTTATAATATCGAACGTCTCGACGAGAACCGTTTTCAGATCTCGGTGGCGCTCGCCGGCTTCACACCGGATGAAGTTGCTTTGACGGTCGAGCAGAACGTCCTGAGCCTCGAGGGCCGCAAGAGCGAGAAGGAAGAAAAGACCTTCCTGCATCGCGGTATCTCAGCGCGGAATTTCAAGCGCCAGTTCACCCTTGCCGACCATGTGGAGGTGAGGGGTGCGCGCCTCGAGAACGGCCTGCTCATCATCGAGCTGCAACGCGAAGTTCCCGAAGCGATGAAGCCCCGGCAGATTGCAATCGGCACAGCCACAACCCCAAGAAGCGTGAGCCAGATTGGGGCCAAGGCCGCCTGA
- a CDS encoding DUF1236 domain-containing protein: MNKRLFLATTAAVAIATSAFAQSSPSTSSSSPSATQRQQDSTSTTSPSPSTTSPSSSSGSAQSNPSTNSAQTQSPSSTGQTTAGQSSNSGTNTTQAPASNNSTNQAQTNQPSSQTTTPANQAQTNPPSSTNNQTQSANPPASGTNQAQSPVGSGSTNTAQQPNNQQNTADRSSNTNVNASVNINDQQRTRIGASISHLNVQPLTNVNFSLSVGTVVPRDVRLQPLPADVVEIVPQYRGYNFVLVKDEIVIVEPSTYKIVTVLPYSGRSTASAPTRTEQRKVTFSDRDREVVRKHAKARPVERESRTTGSTVRREIRTGERLPESVEIEAFPEEVYRDAPSLREYRYINRDSRTYIVEPHERRVIEEID, encoded by the coding sequence ATGAACAAACGTTTATTCTTGGCTACCACCGCCGCCGTCGCCATCGCGACTTCGGCGTTCGCGCAATCTTCTCCGAGCACGTCGAGCTCAAGTCCGTCGGCGACACAGCGTCAGCAGGATTCCACTTCGACCACGTCGCCATCGCCTTCGACCACGTCACCGAGCTCGTCGTCCGGATCCGCGCAGAGCAATCCTTCGACGAATTCGGCTCAGACTCAGTCTCCATCTTCGACCGGTCAGACCACAGCCGGCCAGTCGTCCAATTCTGGCACCAACACGACGCAGGCGCCTGCCTCGAACAACTCGACCAACCAGGCCCAGACTAATCAGCCGTCCAGCCAGACCACGACGCCAGCCAACCAGGCGCAGACCAACCCTCCGTCGAGCACGAACAATCAGACGCAGAGCGCCAATCCGCCCGCGTCGGGCACGAATCAGGCCCAATCGCCGGTGGGTAGCGGATCGACCAACACCGCCCAGCAGCCGAACAATCAGCAGAACACGGCGGATCGTTCGTCGAACACCAACGTGAATGCCTCAGTGAACATCAACGATCAGCAGCGGACACGAATCGGCGCGTCGATCTCTCACCTGAACGTGCAGCCGCTCACCAACGTGAACTTCTCGCTGTCGGTGGGCACCGTCGTGCCGCGCGACGTCCGCCTGCAGCCGCTGCCCGCGGATGTCGTCGAGATCGTGCCCCAGTATCGCGGCTACAACTTCGTCCTGGTGAAGGACGAGATCGTGATCGTGGAGCCATCCACCTACAAGATCGTGACAGTCCTGCCGTACTCCGGCCGTTCCACCGCCTCGGCGCCGACGCGCACCGAGCAGCGCAAGGTGACGTTCAGCGACCGCGATCGCGAGGTCGTCCGTAAGCACGCCAAGGCGCGCCCGGTCGAACGCGAGAGCCGCACGACCGGCAGCACCGTCCGGAGGGAGATCCGGACCGGCGAGCGCCTGCCGGAGAGCGTTGAGATCGAGGCGTTTCCGGAAGAGGTTTATCGGGATGCTCCGAGCCTTCGCGAGTACCGGTACATCAACCGGGACAGCCGCACCTACATCGTCGAACCCCACGAACGTCGCGTCATCGAAGAGATCGATTGA
- a CDS encoding glycosyltransferase family 4 protein — translation MRIAQLAPLAESVPPKLYGGTERVIAWLVDELVDLGHDVTLFASGDSRTKGKLHAVLPRALRLGRKGVDPNAACALLIEAIAGRARDFDVIHSHVDWLPLPVLNRTGVPFLTTMHGRLDLPGLSDVIGAFPQAPFVSISDNQRRPLPDANWVATIPHGLPKEQFRPSYGAGSYLAFLGRLTAEKGPEAAIRIARAVRMPLRIAAKIPRAETTYFKKKLEPEIDGEDILLIGEVGDVRKQTFLAGAAALLFPIDWPEPFGLVMIEAMACGTPVIAYRSGSVPEVVEDGVTGFIVDGEQHAIEAVKEAVRLDRRRIRARFEERFAASRMAREYESRYRELFACR, via the coding sequence ATGCGGATAGCCCAGCTTGCCCCGTTGGCCGAGAGCGTTCCTCCGAAACTGTATGGTGGCACGGAGCGGGTGATCGCCTGGCTGGTAGATGAGCTGGTCGACCTCGGGCACGACGTCACCCTATTCGCAAGCGGAGATTCGAGGACGAAGGGTAAGCTCCATGCTGTCTTACCTCGCGCCCTACGGCTGGGACGGAAGGGCGTCGATCCGAACGCGGCCTGCGCGCTACTGATTGAGGCCATCGCCGGGCGCGCACGCGATTTCGACGTCATTCATTCACATGTCGACTGGCTGCCGCTGCCTGTCCTGAACCGCACCGGCGTGCCGTTTCTGACGACCATGCATGGCCGGCTCGACCTTCCGGGCTTGTCCGACGTGATCGGGGCTTTCCCACAGGCCCCCTTTGTCTCTATCTCCGACAACCAGCGCCGGCCCCTCCCGGACGCGAACTGGGTGGCGACGATTCCGCACGGGCTGCCAAAGGAGCAGTTTCGTCCCTCCTACGGAGCCGGTTCGTACCTGGCCTTTCTCGGGCGACTTACGGCGGAGAAGGGACCAGAAGCCGCGATACGCATCGCTCGCGCCGTCCGCATGCCGCTGCGGATCGCGGCCAAGATTCCTCGCGCGGAAACGACCTACTTTAAGAAGAAGCTCGAGCCCGAGATCGACGGAGAGGACATCCTCCTGATCGGTGAGGTGGGCGACGTCCGCAAGCAAACCTTCCTCGCAGGTGCCGCCGCATTGCTCTTTCCGATCGATTGGCCCGAGCCCTTCGGTCTGGTGATGATCGAGGCGATGGCGTGCGGAACGCCCGTGATCGCCTATCGTTCCGGATCGGTGCCGGAAGTAGTAGAAGATGGTGTCACCGGCTTTATCGTGGACGGCGAGCAGCACGCGATCGAGGCCGTGAAGGAAGCCGTGCGGCTGGATAGAAGAAGGATTCGGGCCCGCTTCGAGGAGCGCTTTGCCGCCAGTCGGATGGCGAGGGAATACGAAAGCCGTTATCGCGAGCTGTTCGCTTGCAGGTGA